The Cellvibrio zantedeschiae genomic sequence GTTTCCATTACCGCATCTGGATTCTTCGTCACAAACATGGCATCGCCGTAACTGAAAAAACGGTATTGGTTGGCAACTGCTTCTTTGTAGGCATTCATGGTATGTGAATAGCCGGCGAAAGCAGACACCAACATCAATAAGGTGGATTCGGGCAAGTGGAAGTTGGTTATGAGGGCATCCACTACCTGAAATTGGTAGCTTGGGAAAATAAAGATTTCCGTTTCACCCTGGTAGGGATGGATCTGGCCTTTGTGCTCTGGATTGTTGAAACCCTGAGCGGCTGACTCTAGGCAGCGCACGCTGGTTGTTCCCACGGCTATAACTCTGTTGCCAGCCGCTTTGGTTTTTCGAACGAGCTCGGCAACCTCTTCAGATAAATCCATTACTTCGGAATGCATATGGTGTTCCGAGATGTCATTCGCGCGAACGGGCTGAAAAGTACCGGCACCCACATGCAGGGTAACAAACGCGATCTGTACACCTTTGGAACGCAATTGTTCCAACATTAATTCATCAAAATGAAGCCCGGCAGTCGGAGCCGCCACTGCACCCTGATTTTTGCCGTAAACAGTTTGGTATCGCTCACGATCACTCGCCGCGTCTTCCCGGTCTATATAGGGAGGCAGAGGCATATGGCCGATACGGTCCAACACCGAAAGCGCGGTTTCTTCAGTTTCAAACTGCCATTCAAATAAAGCGTCGTGGCGGGCAACCATCTTCAAGCGGGTGCCATCTTCTAAAATCACGTAGGTGCCTGGGCGGGGTGCTTTGCTGGCACGCGTATGGGTAAGTACACGATGCGTGTCGAGCACGCGCTCCACCAGAATCTCAACCTGACCACCGGACTCTTTTTGACCAAAAATACGGGCAGGGATTACGCGGGTATCGTTAAACACCATTAAGTCGCCGGGATTGATAAGGTCCAGTAATTCGGGAAATTGACGGTGTGTTAAGGCACCGGTCGGTCCATCCAAATGTAATAAACGGCTACCCCGGCGCTCGGCAGTAGGAGCGCGGGCAATCAGCGAATCTGGCAAATCGTAGAAGAAATCTTGACGGCGCATAAAGCTGGATGTTCAGGCAAATAATAAGGGCGGCAAGGGTATACCAAAACGGCAAATTTTAACATGCAAACGCGGCCAAAAATATAATCTGGGGTCAGGTATATCTATCCTTTACATCGCCTTGCTCCGCAATCCTCCGCAGCGGAATGCTTCAAGTTTTATTTCCCCTTGGGAAAATATTATGAGCAGCCTTACTTAGTACTTAATCGTTTATTTCTGCGATTTTTCAAAGCGACTTTCTACTGTAAAAAAACACAATTTATTTTCTTTGTTGTCAGAAAAACCAAATCAAAATTTTTATCAAGTGTTGCTTTATGGCGTCGCTTTTCTTAGTTCGCTGTCGCACATACATTTAATCCTCCCCAAACTATTCTGAAATCAATACAGAACTATATGGAAACTCGTTTTCTCATTAGATTCAGTCATTAGGCTTTAGCTTTTTGACGAATAAAAATTGCGATCAATTCTGACGCAATATTTCAAGTGGAGGAGTTATCATGACTAAACAAAAAATTTTAGTAAGTACGTTGTTAGCAAGTTTGATTGGTATGTCGTCAAATACTTTTGCTGCGGAAGACCATGGTTTTACCTTTGGTATTGATTATGGGAAAACCGAAGCAAAAAAATATTGCGATAATATTGTGAGCTGCGACGACACGGATAAGGGTCCAAAAATTGAAATAGGATATGAATTTAACAAAACTTTTGGAGTTGAATTGGGCTATACCAGTTTTGGTACTATTTTCGATACTAATGACAATTCAGTACAAATTAAGCAGGAGTCTAATGCAATAACCTTAAGTGTGTTGGGTAATGTACCCATCGGCCAATATTTTGGTATCTATGGCCGTGTAGGTTATGCCCGCTATGACACAAATAACTCAGGTGTTGTTGAAGGTGTAGCACTTAAAGATGAGCACGGTAATACACCGGTTTGGGGTGCGGGTATTAAATTCAATGCAAGTGAACAATTTGCGTTGCGCCTTGAATATCAAAACTATTCAGACCTGTCAGATCAGCCAGGACATAAGGACGATGTAAAAGGATTGTTTGCCGGTGGGGTTTACCGTTTTTAAATAAATGGTGAGGCAGGAAAGTGTGTGAATAAAAACAACTCTCTTATACAGAGAGTTGTTTTTTTGAAAAAATATAGCGAGCGTATCCAAGTAAATTTTGACGTGAACAAATTAAGGATTTCACGATGACATCAATTATTAATCCTGGTGTTAAGGCAGAATGGCCTGAATTACAAACTGTTCATTCGCTGCGTATTTTAACGCTTAATACGCACAAAGGTTTTACTACGTTTAATCGCCGCTTTATTTTGCCTGAATTGCGCGAAGCGGTCAGGCAAATGTCAACAGATGTGGTTTTCCTCCAGGAAGTACTTGGTACTAACACGCAACATCCGGAGCGTTACCCCAATTGGCCGGTAGCTCCGCAATACGAATTTTTGGCAGATAGTATGTGGTCAGATTTTTCCTACGGGCGCAACGCAGTTTATCCGCACGGAGATCATGGCAATGCGCTGCTTTCCAAATTTCCTATTATCCGTTACGAGAATATTAATGTGTCGGTGGGAACTATAGAACAGCGTGGGCTTTTGCATTCGGTGCTCTACGTGCCGGGGCAAAAAGAAGTTCATGCTATTTGCGTGCATTTGGGATTGCGTGAATCTCATCGCCGTCAACAATTGGAGTTGCTAGGAAAATTATTGGATAGTTTGCCCGCAGATGCACCCGTAATTATCGCGGGTGACTTTAACGATTGGCGAAAGCGAGCAGATTCAATGCTCGCGCCTTTTGGCATGAAAGAAGCTTTTGTTAATGAGTTTGGTTCGCCAGCACGAAGCTTTCCTGCACGCTTACCCTTGTTATGTCTGGATCGGGTTTATGTTCGCAACGCCACTACCCATGATCCCGTTGTTTTGCACAAACGTCCTTGGTCGCATCTATCGGACCATGTTCCTCTGGCAGTGGAGATAAGGTTATGAGTGATCATTGGCGTGAAGGAAACAGTATCGATTTATTAATTAATGGCGAAGAATTTTTTCCCCGTGTCTTTGAATGTATTAGTAAAGCCAAGCGCGAGGTTTTACTTGAAACCTTTATTTTAAACGAAGATAAAATTGGCAAGGAATTACAACAGGTACTGATCAGCACAGCGAAACGCGGTGTACGGGTTGAAGTGACTGTGGATGATTACGGCACTGCCGATTTAAGCACGGAATTTATTAATGACATGCTTAATGCTGGCGTTAAATTGCATGTGTTTGATCCAACGCCACGTTTGTTAGGCGTGCGCGTTAATATGTTTCGTCGTTTGCACAGGAAAATTGTGGTGGTTGATGCAGAAGATGCATTTGTAGGTGGAATTAATTATTCAGCAGATCACCTGGCTTCTTTTGGCCCAACGGCAAAACAGGATTATGCCGTGCACGTACGTGGGCCTATTGTTCTGGATATCCACGAAGCTTGTTTGAAATTATTGAGGCAGGGATCCCCCCGTAAGAAAAAACATTTAGAAGATACCAAGTTAACCCCTGCAATAGATCTCGCGGGCAACAGTAAAATGTTACTAGCAGTACGCGATAACGTTTGGCACACCAGAGATATTGAGCGGCATTATTTGCGCGCTATCCACGGGGCTCGGCACAGATTATTAATTGCTAACGCCTATTTCTTTCCAGGCTATCGTTTGTTGCGTGCTTTACGCAGAGCTGCACGCCGAGGCGTTGAAGTTACGTTGATTTTGCAAGGCCGCCCCGATATGGCCTGGGTGTCTATGTGCACACGTTTGCTCTATAGCTATTTATTGAAAGAGGGAATTGTTATTCACGAGTACTGCCAGCGACCTTTGCACGGCAAAGTTGCTTTGGCTGACGATGAATGGGCTACGATTGGCTCCAGTAATTTGGATCCATTAAGTCTTGCGTTGAATTTAGAAGCCAATTTGGTGATTGAAGATAGGGCTTTTAATCAGCGGCTTTACAAACATTTGCAAGGTTTAGCTAAAGCCCATTGCAAACCCATAGATGTGAAAATAGCGGAGCACGGTTATTGGTGGCGCTTGCCATTGATATTTTTGAGCTTTCACTTTCTGCGCAGCTTTCCCAAAATTGCTGGCTGGTTTCCGACACATTCACCAGAGGTGCAATTACTTTCTCCCGATTCGCCATCAACACCCGTAAAATCTGTGAAAAAAGCAACGCCGGAGAAAAAATCTACCGCTGATAAAACGGCTTGGGAAAACTCTGTGCGCGACGCCGAGAAAATATCATGAGCCGAGAGAAGCTCTGGAAGTGGACAAAACGCGTTTTAACACTGTTTTTTTTTATCCTTGTTCCCATTTTTTTATTTATGCTGATCAAACATGTTGATTGGCATGAAGTCAAAGAAGCCCTGCAAAATTTAAAACCAACGAGTTTACTCCTCGGCTTGCTGGTCGCTTTAATAAGTTACAACGTGTACGGCAGTTATGATGTGCTAGGGCGAAAATACGCCGGACATTCTCTTCCTATTCGCCAGATATTGTGTGTGGCGCAAGTGTGCTATGCCTTTACTTTAAATTTGAGTTATTGGGTGGGCGGCTTTGCGTTGCGGTTTCGCTTGTATTCCCGGTTGGGTTTGGACACCCCTACAATCACCAAAGTTTTCTCCCTGAGTGTGATTACTAATTGGCTGGGTTACACGCTGCTTGCGGGAATTATTTTCTCGTTGCGATTGCCGGATTTGCCCGAGAATTGGAAAATCGGTGAAACGGGCTTGCAGCTCGTTGGCGTTGTGTTGCTGTTGATTGCTTCAACTTATTTGTTAGCGTGCAAATTTTCGCGGCGGCGCTCATGGAAGTTCAGGAAGCACGAAATTAATTTACCTGCGTTCACTCTTGCTCTCACCCAAGCAACTCTGGCTGCTATTAATTGGTCTTTAATGGCTTTGCTTGTTTATATTTTGCTACCAGCGAAAGTTGATTATCTTACGGTATTAAGCACTTTATTGATCAGTAGTTTGGCGGGCGCTATTGCGCATATTCCTGCAGGCTTAGGGGTGTTGGAGGCGGTGTTCGTAGCCATGCTACAACACAAATTGTCGCACGGCTCGATTATTGCCGCACTTATAGGCTACCGTGTTATTTATTTCTTAATTCCTTTGGGAGTTGCAACGATTACTTATCTCATTCTTGAAAGCCGCGCTAAAAAATTGCGGGCTAATAATGTTGCTGAAAAAAGTTCAAACAATTCGTCACCGTCTTCCTCTTTTGGTACGCAGCCTTAATGGATTCGTCAATGAAATAAATTTTGCTTGGTTTCACTCAGCGCTTTTAGCGTGTTGAGTTCTTGTTGTAATTGATTATGATTTTGAATGTCGTTGACTAATTGCGTTAACTTTCGCTCTTGTTTAGGATCTGTTTTTACATCAACCAAATAGAAATTCGCATAGGTTTCGATTTTGGTATCCATGCTGCTGTTAAAATCTTCAATCATACTTTTCATTCCGCTTTCCATCACATCCAAAATGCGCGACATCTCCTGCTTTTCATGAATGGTTTTGTAGGTGAAATTGCCGCGTGTTAAATCACCATTGTCCGTGCCCACAACACCCTCAATTTCACGGCTCTGACGTTCAAACGAGTTCACTTGTTTTATCAATAAACCGCCCTTGTCATTAAGGGCGGTTTCGGTGCGTTGTTCCAGACGCAGGGTCATAGATTCGGGAATGATTAATTGGTGTTCTGGTTTGTACAGCATGAGCAAAGGCGCGCTAATAACGGCGGTGAAATCGGGTAATCCGGTATCAAAAGCAGCTATGGCTTTTTCCGCAGGTGAATCGGCGGGAGTCTTGTCGGCTGCAGTTTTGGGTGCGAGTAAACTGGTTAATCCATCTATAACAAAACGCAAGCTGGCGGAGTTGAAATGCTCTTGTTGCAATGGTTGGTGTTCGTTAAGCGTTTTGCGAATAACCTCCAGATAACTTTCCAGCGCTTGGTGAAACGATGAATTCGCTTCACCCAATAAACTTTGCAAATCTGCCGTGATATCAAAGCTGTAACCATCGCCATCCTTTGCGCGCAAGGTTTGGGTTTGCTTTGCTTCGTCCACCGAATATTCGTAACTCGCGGTGGTATAGGTATCAATGGTCTTGGCTTTGCTGAATTCGATTTTGAAATCTTTTAGTTGAGCTTGGTCGAACTCTTTCAACCCGTGTAGCTGGGTCGTACCGGTACGGAAAAAATCGTCGGCAATGTCGCCAAGTTTGCGGGCGAGTTTTTCCAATGCGTCCTGTTCATCCTTCGATAACTTCCCCTCTACATTGAACGAAAACTCCAGGCTGTCCCCCAGTAAACCGGAGCTATGCTGGATTTTCACGTCGATGTTGTCGCCATCTTTGGTGCGGATACGCAGGGTCACGGTGGACTTGGGCTTGCCTTCGTAAGCTTCAAAGTCCAACTTAAGTTTGTCGGTCGCTTTGGTGCTGGCCATTTGTTGGCTGCGGGCGTCGTTTCTGTATTGGTTGGTTTCGCGGCTGAGGGCACCGATCTGATTGAAAAAACTGCTGGTGGAAAAGGGGCTTCGGCTAGTGCTCAGGCTGCTTAGCTCAGATATTAGCGACTGGTTGACGGCAACACTCGCGACGCCTTTAGCTTGGGCGCTGCGAATCTGGACCACATTAACGAGCCTGGGCGGTTCGTAGGTATCTGAAGGTTTGGAAGGACCGGTAAATGTAACGATTGCGGAAGGCGGGTTCGCAGTGCTGGTATCCGGCAGCTTGGGTTCATCCACATTTTTAGTAATCTCTAGTAGCGAGTTATTTGGTGTGAATGACGTTGGATTGGCAGTAATTTGCACCCTGAGCCTCCTCAAATCCTGCTTTAGGTATGGACTTGGTATCGGCAATAACTCCAGAAACTTTAAACCTGGCCGAGGGGGCGAAAGAAGTTTTTCGTTAGGATTCAAATAGGCACGGCTCTTGCGATAGCACCTCACATCATTCTTAAGTGTCAAGAATCCGTGAATTATGGCCATACCAACGTTTAGTCAGTTGAACAATGTCGGCGGCAGATCAGCCCTCGATTCTTTCCGTGGAATAGGCAAGGGCGCATTCGGTATTCCGATCATGCTCATGATCTTGCTGGCCATGTTGGTGCTGCCGATTCCGCCGCTGTTATTAGATGCCTTTTTCTCGTTTAACATCGCACTTTCCCTCGTGGTTTTGCTCGTCAGTGTATACGCCCAGCGCCCGCTGGATTTTGCTGCTTTCCCGACTATTTTGCTGATTGCGACCTTGCTGCGTTTGGGTATGAACGTGGCCTCGACCCGTGTGATTTTGATTAATGGTCATGAAGGCGGCCACGCCGCCGGTAAGGTAATTGAGTCTTTCGGTGAGGTGGTGATTGGCGGTAATTACACCGTAGGTTTGGTGGTATTTATCATTTTGATGATCATCAACTTTGTGGTGGTCACCAAGGGTGCTGGCCGTATTTCTGAAGTAAGTGCGCGCTTCACCCTGGACGCAATGCCCGGTAAGCAAATGGCGATCGATGCAGACTTGAACGCCGGTTTGATCGATCAAGACCAAGCGCGTCATCGCCGTCAGGAAGTTGCCGCGGAAGCAGATTTCTACGGCGCAATGGATGGTGCGAGCAAGTTCGTAAAAGGCGATGCCATTGCGGGCATCATGATCATGCTGATCAATATTTTTGGCGGCTTGGCCGTGGGGATTTTGCAGCACGATTTGCCGTTTATGGAAGCGCTGCAAAAGTACACGCTGTTGACCATTGGTGACGGCCTGGTAGCGCAAATTCCTGGTCTTTTACTTTCTGTTGCCTCTGCGATTTTGGTGACTCGTGTAAACACTGCGCAGGACATGGGTAAGCAGGTTGTTGATCAACTTTTTGCATCGCCCAAAGCCTTGGCTGTGTCTGCCGGTATCTTGATTGTGATGGGTCTGATTCCCGGCATGCCCCACGTTGCATTCCTCGGGTTGGGCTTGGTGTGCGCGGCTATTGCTTACTACATCTATTGGAAAAAAGAACAGCCTGCCGCGGTAGATGAAGGTTCATTTATTCCCTCCGGCAGCCGCTTGGCACAGGAGCTTAATAACGCTAACCAACCCACCAATATGGGTGGTGGCGGTGCTACCTTGGCTCCACAGCGTACGCCACCAGCCTTGCCCCAGGGCTCCGCCCCAGAAACACCTGAGTTGGGCTGGGATGATGTACAGCCTGTAGATGTCATAGGTCTTGAAGTTGGCTATCGCCTCATCCCAATGGTGGACAAAAACCAGGGCGGTGAATTGCTTGGCCGAATCAAAGGTGTCCGTAAAAAGCTCTCACAAGAAATGGGCTTTTTAATTCCATCCGTACACATCCGCGATAACCTTGACTTAATGCCAACTGGATATCGCATTAGTTTAATGGGCGTAGCTATTGCAGAAGCAGAGGTTTATCCCGACCGCGAATTGGCGATTAATCCTGGGCAAGTATTCGGCAATCTGGATGGTGTGAAAACTAAAGATCCCGCGTTTGGGTTAGATGCTGTCTGGATTAGTTCCAGCCAGAAAGAACAGGCGCAGACCTTGGGTTATACCGTGGTTGACCCGAGTACTGTGGTAGCGACCCACCTCAATCAAATCCTGCAAAACCACACCCATGAATTGCTCGGCCACGAAGATGTGCAGAAGCTGTTGGACATGCTGGCCAAGACTTCGCCCAAGCTTGTGGAGGAATTGGTACCTGGCACTATCAGCCTCAACGTACTCTTAAAAGTCTTGCAAACCTTGCTGCGCGAACGTGTACCTATCCGCGATATTCGCTCCATCGCTGAAGCTTTGGCGGGTGCTAGTGGCAAGAGTCAAGATCCCGTCGCTTTGACTGCTCTGGCCCGTGTTGCGCTCTGCCGTCAAATTGTCCAAAACATCATTGGAAACGAGCAAAACCTGCCTGTTGTAACGATTGATCCGAGCTTGGAACAGTTATTGCTGAGTACCGTTCAGCAGGCACAAAAAGCTGGCGCTGATGACGGCGCGTTTATTGAGCCCGGCTTGGCTGATCGCCTGCAAGAGTCCTTGATTCAAGCGGCGCAAAAGCAAGAGATGGCGGGGAAACCCTTGGTGTTACTGGTGGCAGCGCCACTGCGGATGATGATGTCGCGCTTCCTGCGTCACAGCCTTCCCGATATGCGCGTACTGGCTTACACCGAAATCCCGGACAACAAACAAATTACGATTGATGCGAGTGTGGGTGCAGACCGCTAGGTTAAGAACCCGACTCACTACCTGAAGTAGCCGAAAGGCAGGAGCTGAATATGCAAGTTAAACGTTTCGTAGCCGCTGATATGCGCCGTGCGTTAGAACTGGTCCGCCAAGAGCTGGGCCCAGATGCAATTATTCTCTCGAGTGGCCGCGTGCCGGAAGGTGTGGAGCTGCTGACAACTACAGGTTCAGACAGCGAACTTGCGCAACTGCAACAACAGCCGTTAGGCAGAATGGCCTTGGCCAGTGCATCTCCAATGATGAGCGATGGTGCTTGGGCAGAAACCGAAGTTATCGAGCGCGCCGCTAAACAGCACGTTAATAGCAGTTTTGCATCCACCTTGGCGGCATCCAAATCCGGTAGCAGTAATTCAGGTAAATCTGGCAAGCAATTAGTTGATGATATCGAGCAAGCACGTTTGCGTATGCTCGCCAGTCAAAAAGCTGAAGAGTCTGCAAAAGAATTTTTGGTAGGCAAAAATACGGTGGTGAATGCGAGTATCCCAAGACACGCTGCCGCCGCTAAAACCCCTGTTACTCAACCACAAGCAGCTGTTATCAAAGTTGAAACCAAATCCAGTCGCCCACAAGGTCGCAAAGCAGTTGCTGCCCCGGTAGAGACTAAAGTAGACGCTAAAGCCAAATCGATTATGAGTGCCGCTGAACGCTATCCTTTGGTGGATGACGAAGATAAGGTTTCCTTGAATAGCAAATCTGATCGCGCGCCTGCTTACGCTGCTAACCAAGCGAATGAACTGCACGAACTGCAAGCTGAAATCGCGGATATGCGCTTTCTGCTTGAACAACAACTTGATCGCCTAACCGGTACCACAACGCCGGCCGCCAACTCTCCCGTGTTGGGCAGTGTAGGGCGTCGTTTGGAGCGTTTGGGTTTGCCTTCGGCTCTGGTTGGAAATGTATTGAACCGCTGCACAAAAACTAAATCGGTGAGTGATGCCTGGCCAGATGCTTTGGCAAACCTGGCTCATCAATTACCTGTTGCTGGCCGCGATATAGTTGATCAAGGCGGTGTGTTTGCGTTTGTCGGCCCAACCGGCGTTGGCAAAACTACTACCATCGGCAAGCTTGCTGCGCGTTATGTATTGCAGCACGGCGCTGACAAAGTTGCCTTGATTACTACAGATACTTATCGCATTGCAGCGCACGACCAATTGCGTTCACTTGCACGTATTTTGCGAGTGCCTGTGCGCGTAGTGGATGAAAGTAATTCGTTGGAAAGCCTGTTGCGCAGTTTGCGTCACTGTTCATTGATTTTGATTGATACAGCAGGCTTTCGTCATGGGGATCCGCACCTGAAGGCACAATTAAAAGCCTTGGCAGATCAGCCACAAGTGAAGAGTTTGTTAGTTCTTTCCTGCAATAGCCAAGAGCAAATGTTGAAAGCCTCTGTCCACGCTTACGGCGCTGCGCGCTTGCAAGGTTGTGTACTAACCAAGTTAGATGAAACTGCCAGCATGGGTGAAGCCTTAGGGGTGGTTGCGCAAAATCGTTTGCCTGTGGTGTATACAACTGATGGTCAGGATATCCCTAAAAATATTGAAGTAGCGCGTGCGCATCAATTGGTGGCTAAGGCTGTGGCACTTTTGAAAACCAACCCGGCTTCGGCGGTTTCTTAAAACAAATCCCCCTCGGTCCCCCTTTTCCAAAGGGGATGTAAAAGTGCCTTAATGTGTTTGTGGCACTGATCAACCCCCTTTGAAAAGGGGGTCGCCGCAGGCGGGGGGATTTTGCTTTTGAAATTACAAAACCAGTTATAAAAAGTCAGTAACAATCCAAATCAGTATCTATACTCAGTTCACAAATTTAGATTTAGGCCGGTTGTTGGAGTTAATAATCAATGCGCCCAGTACAAGTTATCGCCGTGTCCGGCGGCAAAGGCGGAGTCGGCAAAAGCAATATTTCCGTGAACCTCAGTATCGCCCTGGCGGAAATGCGCCGGCGCGTAGTCCTGTTTGATGCCGACCTCGGGTTGGCGAATGTCGATGTTCTTCTCGGCTTAAAAGCCACTCATACACTCGCTGATGTGCTTGCAGGCACTCATTCATTAATGGATGTTTTGGTTAATGGTCCAGCGGGTATCAAG encodes the following:
- a CDS encoding endonuclease/exonuclease/phosphatase family protein, yielding MTSIINPGVKAEWPELQTVHSLRILTLNTHKGFTTFNRRFILPELREAVRQMSTDVVFLQEVLGTNTQHPERYPNWPVAPQYEFLADSMWSDFSYGRNAVYPHGDHGNALLSKFPIIRYENINVSVGTIEQRGLLHSVLYVPGQKEVHAICVHLGLRESHRRQQLELLGKLLDSLPADAPVIIAGDFNDWRKRADSMLAPFGMKEAFVNEFGSPARSFPARLPLLCLDRVYVRNATTHDPVVLHKRPWSHLSDHVPLAVEIRL
- a CDS encoding lysylphosphatidylglycerol synthase domain-containing protein, which encodes MSREKLWKWTKRVLTLFFFILVPIFLFMLIKHVDWHEVKEALQNLKPTSLLLGLLVALISYNVYGSYDVLGRKYAGHSLPIRQILCVAQVCYAFTLNLSYWVGGFALRFRLYSRLGLDTPTITKVFSLSVITNWLGYTLLAGIIFSLRLPDLPENWKIGETGLQLVGVVLLLIASTYLLACKFSRRRSWKFRKHEINLPAFTLALTQATLAAINWSLMALLVYILLPAKVDYLTVLSTLLISSLAGAIAHIPAGLGVLEAVFVAMLQHKLSHGSIIAALIGYRVIYFLIPLGVATITYLILESRAKKLRANNVAEKSSNNSSPSSSFGTQP
- the flhF gene encoding flagellar biosynthesis protein FlhF translates to MQVKRFVAADMRRALELVRQELGPDAIILSSGRVPEGVELLTTTGSDSELAQLQQQPLGRMALASASPMMSDGAWAETEVIERAAKQHVNSSFASTLAASKSGSSNSGKSGKQLVDDIEQARLRMLASQKAEESAKEFLVGKNTVVNASIPRHAAAAKTPVTQPQAAVIKVETKSSRPQGRKAVAAPVETKVDAKAKSIMSAAERYPLVDDEDKVSLNSKSDRAPAYAANQANELHELQAEIADMRFLLEQQLDRLTGTTTPAANSPVLGSVGRRLERLGLPSALVGNVLNRCTKTKSVSDAWPDALANLAHQLPVAGRDIVDQGGVFAFVGPTGVGKTTTIGKLAARYVLQHGADKVALITTDTYRIAAHDQLRSLARILRVPVRVVDESNSLESLLRSLRHCSLILIDTAGFRHGDPHLKAQLKALADQPQVKSLLVLSCNSQEQMLKASVHAYGAARLQGCVLTKLDETASMGEALGVVAQNRLPVVYTTDGQDIPKNIEVARAHQLVAKAVALLKTNPASAVS
- a CDS encoding outer membrane beta-barrel protein, which produces MTKQKILVSTLLASLIGMSSNTFAAEDHGFTFGIDYGKTEAKKYCDNIVSCDDTDKGPKIEIGYEFNKTFGVELGYTSFGTIFDTNDNSVQIKQESNAITLSVLGNVPIGQYFGIYGRVGYARYDTNNSGVVEGVALKDEHGNTPVWGAGIKFNASEQFALRLEYQNYSDLSDQPGHKDDVKGLFAGGVYRF
- the clsB gene encoding cardiolipin synthase ClsB; its protein translation is MSDHWREGNSIDLLINGEEFFPRVFECISKAKREVLLETFILNEDKIGKELQQVLISTAKRGVRVEVTVDDYGTADLSTEFINDMLNAGVKLHVFDPTPRLLGVRVNMFRRLHRKIVVVDAEDAFVGGINYSADHLASFGPTAKQDYAVHVRGPIVLDIHEACLKLLRQGSPRKKKHLEDTKLTPAIDLAGNSKMLLAVRDNVWHTRDIERHYLRAIHGARHRLLIANAYFFPGYRLLRALRRAARRGVEVTLILQGRPDMAWVSMCTRLLYSYLLKEGIVIHEYCQRPLHGKVALADDEWATIGSSNLDPLSLALNLEANLVIEDRAFNQRLYKHLQGLAKAHCKPIDVKIAEHGYWWRLPLIFLSFHFLRSFPKIAGWFPTHSPEVQLLSPDSPSTPVKSVKKATPEKKSTADKTAWENSVRDAEKIS
- the flhA gene encoding flagellar biosynthesis protein FlhA, which gives rise to MAIPTFSQLNNVGGRSALDSFRGIGKGAFGIPIMLMILLAMLVLPIPPLLLDAFFSFNIALSLVVLLVSVYAQRPLDFAAFPTILLIATLLRLGMNVASTRVILINGHEGGHAAGKVIESFGEVVIGGNYTVGLVVFIILMIINFVVVTKGAGRISEVSARFTLDAMPGKQMAIDADLNAGLIDQDQARHRRQEVAAEADFYGAMDGASKFVKGDAIAGIMIMLINIFGGLAVGILQHDLPFMEALQKYTLLTIGDGLVAQIPGLLLSVASAILVTRVNTAQDMGKQVVDQLFASPKALAVSAGILIVMGLIPGMPHVAFLGLGLVCAAIAYYIYWKKEQPAAVDEGSFIPSGSRLAQELNNANQPTNMGGGGATLAPQRTPPALPQGSAPETPELGWDDVQPVDVIGLEVGYRLIPMVDKNQGGELLGRIKGVRKKLSQEMGFLIPSVHIRDNLDLMPTGYRISLMGVAIAEAEVYPDRELAINPGQVFGNLDGVKTKDPAFGLDAVWISSSQKEQAQTLGYTVVDPSTVVATHLNQILQNHTHELLGHEDVQKLLDMLAKTSPKLVEELVPGTISLNVLLKVLQTLLRERVPIRDIRSIAEALAGASGKSQDPVALTALARVALCRQIVQNIIGNEQNLPVVTIDPSLEQLLLSTVQQAQKAGADDGAFIEPGLADRLQESLIQAAQKQEMAGKPLVLLVAAPLRMMMSRFLRHSLPDMRVLAYTEIPDNKQITIDASVGADR
- the queA gene encoding tRNA preQ1(34) S-adenosylmethionine ribosyltransferase-isomerase QueA, whose product is MRRQDFFYDLPDSLIARAPTAERRGSRLLHLDGPTGALTHRQFPELLDLINPGDLMVFNDTRVIPARIFGQKESGGQVEILVERVLDTHRVLTHTRASKAPRPGTYVILEDGTRLKMVARHDALFEWQFETEETALSVLDRIGHMPLPPYIDREDAASDRERYQTVYGKNQGAVAAPTAGLHFDELMLEQLRSKGVQIAFVTLHVGAGTFQPVRANDISEHHMHSEVMDLSEEVAELVRKTKAAGNRVIAVGTTSVRCLESAAQGFNNPEHKGQIHPYQGETEIFIFPSYQFQVVDALITNFHLPESTLLMLVSAFAGYSHTMNAYKEAVANQYRFFSYGDAMFVTKNPDAVMETP